The Actinocatenispora sera genome has a window encoding:
- the disA gene encoding DNA integrity scanning diadenylate cyclase DisA: MAPGTALREGLERILRGNTGALIVLGYDRAVDVLCTGGFPLDVEFSATRLRELCKMDGAVILTNDCSRIVQAAVHLMPDPSIPTEESGTRHRTAERVARQTGYPVISVSQSMHIISLYVTGQRHVLDDSAAILSRANQALATLERYKARLDEVSGTLSALEIEDLVTVRDAMAVVQRLEMVRRIADEIEGYVIELGTDGRLLALQLDELMAGVDEDRALVIRDYFPPGRIPPEVHEVLAQLDELSATELLDLTAVAKALSYPATTEALEAAISPLGFRLLAKVPRLPSPVVDRLVGHFGGLQRLLGATVEDLQAVDGVGDSRARTVREGLSRLAEASILERYV; this comes from the coding sequence ATGGCGCCGGGCACCGCACTGCGGGAGGGCCTGGAGCGGATCCTGCGCGGCAACACCGGGGCGCTGATCGTGCTCGGGTACGACCGGGCCGTCGACGTGCTGTGCACCGGGGGTTTCCCGCTGGACGTCGAGTTCTCCGCGACCCGGCTGCGCGAGCTGTGCAAGATGGACGGCGCGGTCATCCTCACCAACGACTGCTCACGCATCGTGCAGGCCGCGGTGCACCTGATGCCCGATCCGTCGATCCCGACCGAGGAGTCCGGCACCCGGCACCGCACCGCGGAGCGGGTGGCCCGGCAGACCGGGTACCCGGTGATCTCGGTGAGCCAGTCGATGCACATCATCAGCCTGTACGTGACCGGGCAGCGGCACGTGCTGGACGACTCGGCGGCGATCCTGTCCCGGGCGAACCAGGCGCTCGCCACCCTGGAGCGGTACAAGGCGCGACTGGACGAGGTGTCCGGCACGCTGTCCGCGCTGGAGATCGAGGACCTGGTCACGGTGCGGGACGCGATGGCCGTGGTGCAGCGGTTGGAGATGGTGCGCCGGATCGCCGACGAGATCGAGGGGTACGTGATCGAGCTCGGCACCGACGGCCGGCTGCTGGCGCTGCAGCTCGACGAGCTGATGGCCGGCGTGGACGAGGACCGCGCCCTGGTCATCCGCGACTACTTCCCGCCGGGGCGGATCCCGCCGGAGGTGCACGAGGTGCTGGCGCAGCTCGACGAGCTGTCCGCGACCGAGCTGCTGGACCTGACCGCGGTCGCCAAGGCGCTCAGCTACCCGGCGACCACCGAGGCGCTGGAGGCGGCGATCAGCCCGCTGGGGTTCCGGCTGCTGGCGAAGGTGCCGCGGCTGCCGTCCCCGGTGGTCGACCGGCTGGTCGGCCACTTCGGGGGGCTGCAGCGGCTGCTCGGCGCCACCGTGGAGGACCTGCAGGCCGTCGACGGCGTCGGCGACAGCCGCGCCCGCACCGTCCGCGAGGGCCTCTCCCGCCTCGCCGAGGCCTCCATCCTGGAACGCTACGTCTGA
- the radA gene encoding DNA repair protein RadA produces MTSRSSGTRPGSASRGAAVRTVRPAYHCDACGFAVPKWVGRCPDCGSWGSVVEAAPAAAAPAAMPALAARAPSVPASPIGTVDLEEAAHRPTGVGELDRVLGGGLVPGSVVLLAGEPGVGKSTLLLEVAYRWCASAPAQPAATPSLVVSGEESAAQVRLRAERTGAVHDSLFLATETDLANVLGHIDTVKPGLLILDSVQTIASPEVDGSAGGVTQVRAVTAALVAVAKERGIATVLVGHVTKDGAIAGPRVLEHLVDVVLHFEGDRHSTLRLVRAVKNRFGAADEVGCFEMHDGGIRGLADPSGLFLSRHADPVPGTCVTVTVEGRRPLLTEVQALVAPSVLPSPRRAVSGLDSARVAMALAVLERRCKVRLHDREVFAATVGGVRVTEPSADLAVSLAVASASRDFPLPADLVAIGEVGLAGEVRPVSAVPRRLSEAARLGFTRALVPVGCGPAATGVDAPAGLSVTEVPDLGAALRAVADATRESRD; encoded by the coding sequence GTGACTTCCCGAAGCTCCGGCACTCGACCCGGTTCCGCCTCACGCGGTGCGGCGGTCCGCACCGTCCGCCCCGCGTACCACTGCGACGCGTGCGGGTTCGCGGTGCCGAAATGGGTGGGCCGCTGCCCCGACTGCGGCAGCTGGGGCTCGGTCGTCGAGGCGGCGCCGGCCGCGGCCGCACCGGCGGCCATGCCGGCACTCGCCGCGCGCGCCCCGTCCGTGCCGGCCAGCCCGATCGGCACGGTCGATCTGGAGGAGGCGGCGCACCGGCCGACCGGCGTCGGCGAGCTCGACCGGGTGCTCGGTGGCGGCCTGGTGCCGGGTTCGGTGGTGCTGCTCGCCGGCGAGCCCGGCGTCGGCAAGTCGACGCTGCTGCTGGAGGTGGCCTACCGCTGGTGTGCCAGCGCGCCGGCGCAGCCCGCGGCCACCCCGTCGCTGGTGGTCAGCGGCGAGGAGTCGGCGGCGCAGGTGCGGCTGCGGGCCGAGCGCACCGGTGCGGTGCACGACAGCCTGTTCCTCGCCACCGAGACCGACCTGGCGAACGTGCTCGGCCACATCGACACGGTCAAGCCGGGCCTGCTCATCCTCGACTCGGTGCAGACCATCGCCTCCCCGGAGGTGGACGGTTCGGCCGGCGGGGTGACCCAGGTCCGGGCGGTCACCGCGGCGCTGGTCGCGGTGGCCAAGGAGCGCGGCATCGCCACCGTGCTGGTCGGCCACGTGACGAAGGACGGCGCGATCGCCGGGCCCCGGGTGCTGGAGCACCTGGTCGACGTGGTGCTGCACTTCGAGGGCGACCGGCACTCGACGTTGCGGCTGGTCCGCGCGGTGAAGAACCGGTTCGGTGCGGCAGACGAGGTCGGCTGCTTCGAGATGCACGACGGCGGCATCCGCGGCCTGGCCGACCCGTCCGGGCTGTTCCTGTCCCGGCATGCCGACCCGGTGCCGGGCACCTGCGTGACGGTGACGGTGGAGGGCCGCCGGCCGCTGCTCACCGAGGTGCAGGCGCTGGTGGCGCCGTCGGTGCTGCCGTCGCCGCGGCGCGCGGTGTCCGGGCTCGACTCGGCCCGGGTGGCGATGGCGCTCGCGGTGCTGGAACGCCGCTGCAAGGTGCGGCTGCACGACCGGGAGGTGTTCGCCGCGACGGTCGGCGGGGTGCGGGTGACCGAGCCGTCGGCCGACCTCGCGGTGAGTCTGGCGGTGGCGTCGGCGTCCCGCGACTTCCCGCTGCCGGCCGACCTGGTCGCGATCGGCGAGGTCGGGCTCGCCGGCGAGGTGCGGCCGGTCTCGGCGGTGCCGCGGCGGCTGTCCGAGGCGGCCCGGCTGGGCTTCACCCGGGCGCTGGTGCCGGTCGGCTGCGGGCCGGCCGCGACCGGGGTCGACGCGCCGGCCGGGCTGTCGGTCACCGAGGTGCCCGACCTGGGCGCGGCGCTGCGCGCGGTGGCCGACGCCACTCGGGAATCGCGCGACTGA